Proteins from a genomic interval of Capsicum annuum cultivar UCD-10X-F1 chromosome 4, UCD10Xv1.1, whole genome shotgun sequence:
- the LOC124898035 gene encoding LOW QUALITY PROTEIN: UDP-rhamnose/UDP-galactose transporter 6-like (The sequence of the model RefSeq protein was modified relative to this genomic sequence to represent the inferred CDS: substituted 2 bases at 2 genomic stop codons): protein MESLDISISPNISDLLDEEDEELEKVRREQDKEWMTLCQLADKYVLRDIIRPHLNYNDGVGAHKPCSERYLSFFKDCIGALDGTHVKARLSQGQEILYIDRKGYPTKNILAVVDFNMCFTFALAGWEGSTHDIRIFRKALRRQELNFSHSLKNQYYLVDSGYLHIKGTKEIIKAEKKAAVDAAAWMFNVVSSVGIIIVNKALMSNYGFSFATSLTGLHFVTTALMTTVLKWLGYIQASHLPLPDLLKFILFANFSIVGMNVSLMWNSVGLTAAMNPLALTLTSVTVQIREQLSTKVALLFILLNLCLVXGNYXDDSFPCVQYVHYLQRKYSLTSFNLLGHTAPAQAATLLLLGPFLDYWLTNKRIDQFSYTLPSLVFIILSCSIAVGTNLSQFICIGRFTAVSFQVLGHMKTILVLILGFLFFGKEGLNVQVVVGMIIAVARMIWYSNVSTKPGGKERRSHSIKHGSDSTQLDDKV, encoded by the exons atGGAGAGTTTGGATATTAGCATATCTCCTAATATAAGTGACTTattagatgaagaagatgaagaattgGAAAAAGTTCGCAGAGAGCAAGACAAGGAGTGGATGACTTTGTGTCAACTAGCAGATAAATATGTTTTGAG AGATATCATTAGACCACATTTAAATTATAATGATGGTGTAGGAGCTCACAAGCCATGTAGCGAGCGATATTTGTCTTTCTTTAAA GATTGCATTGGGGCACTTGATGGCACACATGTTAAAGCTAGATTGTCGCAAGGTCAAGAAATATTGTATATTGACCGTAAAGGTTATcctactaaaaatattcttgcCGTTGTAGATTTTAACATGTGTTTTACATTTGCATTAGCTGGGTGGGAAGGATCGACTCATGATATTCGTATATTTCGTAAGGCTCTTCGTAGACAAGAACTCAACTTTTCACATTCattgaaaaatcaatattatCTAGTTGATTCTGGATATTTGCACATAAAGGGAACAAAGGAGATAAT AAAGGCTGAAAAGAAGGCTGCAGTTGATGCAGCTGCATGGATGTTCAATGTGGTTTCTTCAGTTGGAATTATTATTGTCAACAAGGCCTTAATGTCCAACTACGGCTTCAGCTTTG CGACTTCGTTAACTGGGTTGCATTTTGTCACAACTGCTTTGATGACGACTGTTTTAAAGTGGCTCGGATACATCCAAGCTTCTCATCTACCCCTTCCAGATCTTCTAAAATTTATACTGTTTGCGAACTTTTCTATTGTCGGGATGAATGTCAGTTTAATGTGGAACTCAGTGGGATTAACTGCAGCAATGAACCCTTTGGCATTAACACTCACGTCGGTAACAGTACAGATA CGCGAGCAGCTTTCTACTAAAGTAGCTTTGCTCTTTATATTACTCAACCTCTGTCTCGTTTAAGGTAATTATTAAGATGATAGTTTTCCTTGTGTGCAGTATGTTCATTACCTTCAAAGGAAATATTCCCTAACTTCTTTCAATCTACTGGGACATACTGCACCAGCCCAGGCTGCAACTCTGCTGTTATTAGGCCCATTTTTGGATTATTGGTTGACGAACAAGAGGATCGACCAGTTTAGCTACACCCTCCCATCTTTG GTGTTCATAATTCTTTCATGCAGTATAGCCGTAGGCACCAATCTCAGCCAGTTCATCTGCATTGGCAGATTCACTGCTGTTTCCTTCCAAGTGCTTGGCCATATGAAAACTATCCTTGTTTTGATACTGGGATTTTTGTTCTTTGGAAAGGAGGGTCTAAACGTACAAGTGGTAGTTGGCATGATTATAGCAGTTGCTAGAATGATATGGTACAGCAATGTATCGACCAAACCTGGTGGGAAGGAACGTCGTAGCCATTCGATTAAGCATGGATCTGACTCTACCCAACTTGATGACAAAGTGTAA